A genomic window from Triticum urartu cultivar G1812 chromosome 7, Tu2.1, whole genome shotgun sequence includes:
- the LOC125522519 gene encoding deoxyribodipyrimidine photo-lyase, translating to MAPSASPSPGLAVTAPVHQARVRVLHPGQGLPPAGAKPGPVVYWMLRDQRLADNWALLHAASLAAASAAPLAVAFSLFPKPFLLSARRRQLGFLLRGLRRLAADAATRRIPFFLLTGGPMEIPALMQRLGASALVADFSPLRPVREALDAVVGALCRDAASVAVHQVDAHNVVPVWTASGKLEYSAKTFRSKMNKVLDEYLVEFPELGEVVPWDREQPKDIDWDTLIDTVCSQAEDVPEIDWCEPGEAAAMEALLGTKDGFLTKRIKSYDSDRNYPTKPMALSGLSPYLHFGHISAQRCALEAKKRRHLSPKSVDAFLEELIIRRELADNFCYYQPHYDSVAGAWEWARKTLKDHAADKREHIYTREQLENAKTVDPLWNASQLEMVHHGKMHGFMRMYWAKKILEWTSGPEEALSIAIYLNDKYHIDGRDPNGYVGCMWSICGLHDQGWKERPVFGKIRYMNYAGCKRKFDVDAYISYVKRLVAQLKKRKSEESLNSAAKYSKSEKD from the exons ATGGCGCCGAGCGCAAGCCCTAGCCCAGGCCTGGCGGTCACGGCGCCGGTCCACCAAGCCCGCGTGCGGGTGCTCCACCCGGGGCAGGGCCTGCCCCCTGCTGGCGCGAAGCCCGGCCCGGTGGTCTACTGGATGCTGCGGGACCAGCGGCTAGCCGACAACTGGGCGCTCCTCCACGCGGCGAGCCTCGCCGCTGCTTCCGCGGCGCCGCTCGCCGTCGCATTCTCCCTGTTCCCGAAGCCGTTCCTCCTCTCCGCGCGCCGCCGCCAACTCGGATTCCTCCTCCGTGGCCTCCGCCGgctcgccgccgacgccgccacCCGCCGCATCCCCTTCTTCCTCCTTACCG gtgggcccatgGAGATACCAGCGCTGATGCAGCGGCTAGGGGCGTCGGCGCTGGTCGCCGACTTCTCACCGCTCCGGCCGGTTCGCGAGGCACTGGACGCGGTAGTGGGCGCGCTGTGCCGCGATGCTGCCAGTGTGGCCGTTCACCAG GTGGACGCCCACAACGTGGTGCCGGTATGGACGGCATCGGGGAAGCTGGAGTACTCTGCCAAGACTTTCAGAAGCAAGATGAACAAGGTGTTGGATGAGTACCTGGTTGAGTTCCCCGAGTTGGGAGAGGTGGTGCCATGGGACAGGGAGCAGCCAAAGGACATTGATTGGGATACGCTAATTGACACGGTTTGCAG CCAGGCAGAGGACGTGCCAGAGATTGACTGGTGcgagccaggcgaggcggcggcaATGGAGGCACTTCTGGGTACCAAGGATGGGTTCCTAACGAAGAGGATCAAGAGCTATGATTCGGACAGGAATTATCCCACAAAGCCAATGGCATTGTCCGGCCTCTCTCCCTACCTGCATTTTGGGCATATTTCAGCACAAAGATGTGCTCTCGAGGCAAAAAAACGTCGCCATCTTAGTCCCAAG TCAGTGGATGCTTTCTTGGAGGAGCTGATAATAAGGAGGGAGCTAGCCGACAACTTCTGCTACTATCAGCCTCACTATGATTCGGTAGCCGGGGCTTGGGAGTGGGCGAGAAAGACACTAAAGGATCATGCTGCCGACAAAAGAGAGCACATTTACAC GAGGGAGCAGCTTGAGAATGCAAAAACAGTTGATCCT CTCTGGAATGCATCACAGTTGGAGATGGTCCACCATGGAAAAATGCACGGATTCATGCG AATGTATTGGGCCAAAAAAATTCTAGAATGGACCAGTGGACCTGAAGAAGCACTTTCAATAGCAATATATTTGAATGACAAG TATCACATAGACGGCAGGGACCCCAATGGCTATGTTGGTTGCATGTGGTCTATATGTGGCCTCCATGATCAG GGTTGGAAGGAGCGTCCGGTATTTGGAAAGATACGTTACATGAAT